Proteins encoded within one genomic window of Dyadobacter chenhuakuii:
- a CDS encoding sigma-54-dependent transcriptional regulator, protein MKTVLIIDDEEKLRSLLARIIRAEGFEVLEAGDCKSGLAKIDNPLIDAVLCDVRLPDGNGVELVPILKSRNPQAEIILLTANGNIADGVQAMKNGAMDYIVKGDDNDKILPLLDKAIEKAQLKKKVKTLEAIVSNKFSFDKVIGTSQPINDAISLAKKVAATDTAVLLTGETGTGKEVFAQAIHYNSPRADKNFVALNCSAFGRDMIESELFGYKQGAFTGAQKDKRGLLEEAHNGTLFLDEIGELPLELQAKLLRVLETHEFIKLGDTKTIKSNFRLIAATNRDLKTESEQHRFRADLYFRLNVFQIQLPPLRDRVKDIPLLLDFFLDYFCKQSNKPNLGYSKDFLKHLESYEWNGNIRELKNVVERAVIISDGELEIASLPSNVQESAPLKSQQLSAFSMASIEKLHIQKVLNYCKGNKAETARLLEIGIATLYRKIEEYGLQSSGQ, encoded by the coding sequence GTGAAGACGGTACTGATTATTGATGATGAAGAAAAGCTCCGTTCACTGCTGGCCAGGATCATCCGGGCGGAAGGCTTTGAAGTGTTGGAAGCAGGCGATTGTAAATCAGGGCTGGCGAAGATAGATAACCCTTTGATTGATGCCGTGCTCTGCGACGTAAGGCTGCCCGATGGCAATGGCGTTGAACTCGTTCCCATTTTAAAAAGCCGTAACCCGCAGGCCGAGATTATTTTGCTGACCGCCAACGGCAACATTGCCGACGGAGTTCAGGCCATGAAAAACGGGGCGATGGATTACATTGTGAAAGGCGATGATAATGACAAGATCCTGCCGCTGCTGGACAAAGCAATTGAAAAGGCGCAGCTTAAAAAGAAAGTGAAAACGCTGGAAGCGATTGTTTCCAATAAATTTTCATTTGACAAAGTCATAGGAACGTCGCAGCCCATCAATGACGCGATCAGCCTGGCTAAAAAAGTGGCCGCAACCGACACGGCGGTGCTGCTCACCGGGGAGACGGGAACGGGAAAGGAAGTGTTCGCGCAAGCCATCCATTACAACAGCCCGCGTGCCGATAAAAACTTCGTTGCACTCAATTGCAGCGCTTTTGGAAGGGACATGATCGAAAGCGAGCTTTTCGGTTACAAGCAAGGCGCATTTACCGGCGCGCAAAAAGACAAACGCGGACTTTTGGAAGAAGCCCATAACGGGACGTTATTCCTGGATGAGATCGGGGAGCTGCCGCTTGAATTGCAGGCCAAATTATTGCGCGTGCTAGAAACGCACGAGTTCATTAAATTGGGTGATACTAAAACAATTAAATCAAATTTCAGATTGATCGCCGCCACCAACCGTGATTTGAAGACCGAGTCGGAGCAGCACAGGTTCAGGGCAGACCTTTATTTCAGATTAAATGTATTTCAGATCCAGCTGCCGCCACTCAGGGACCGGGTAAAGGATATCCCTTTGCTGCTGGATTTTTTTCTTGATTATTTCTGCAAACAGTCCAATAAGCCGAACCTGGGCTATTCGAAAGATTTTCTTAAACACCTGGAAAGCTACGAATGGAATGGCAATATCCGAGAACTGAAAAATGTGGTTGAAAGGGCAGTGATCATCAGCGACGGTGAACTGGAAATTGCCAGCCTGCCATCCAATGTCCAGGAGTCGGCGCCATTGAAGAGTCAGCAGCTCTCCGCTTTTTCGATGGCAAGCATTGAAAAATTACACATTCAGAAAGTACTCAATTACTGCAAAGGCAACAAGGCAGAAACGGCCCGTTTGCTCGAAATAGGAATAGCAACGCTGTATCGTAAAATCGAAGAGTACGGCCTTCAAAGTTCCGGTCAATAG
- a CDS encoding ABC transporter ATP-binding protein translates to MVLEIRQLRQRYGEREILSIPSFSIEKGIYWIQGENGAGKSTLFRTLAGMLPFDGSIILDGTYDQKKDPVEYRLRLNLGEAEPLYPSFLTPADLIAFVAEAQRAPRGQSEKLIEAFGINYLQNPFGSCSSGMAKKVSLLLAFLGNPAVIILDEPLITIDREARKVLFELIKEYDRNGVTFLLSSHQLFEQEGLHVSQSFRLKDKTLIATTAL, encoded by the coding sequence ATGGTTTTAGAAATCAGGCAGCTCAGGCAGCGTTATGGCGAGCGCGAAATTCTTTCGATCCCGTCATTTTCAATTGAAAAGGGAATTTATTGGATACAAGGTGAGAACGGCGCAGGAAAGTCAACGCTTTTCAGGACGCTGGCCGGTATGTTGCCGTTTGACGGAAGCATCATACTCGACGGCACTTACGATCAAAAAAAAGATCCCGTAGAATACCGACTCCGCCTGAATCTCGGTGAAGCAGAGCCGCTTTATCCTTCGTTTCTTACACCCGCAGACCTGATCGCTTTCGTTGCCGAAGCGCAGCGAGCTCCGCGGGGGCAAAGTGAAAAGCTCATTGAAGCATTCGGGATTAATTACCTGCAAAATCCATTCGGGAGCTGTTCCAGCGGGATGGCGAAAAAGGTGTCCTTACTGCTCGCATTTCTGGGAAACCCCGCCGTTATCATTCTCGACGAGCCGCTGATCACCATCGACCGGGAAGCACGGAAAGTGCTTTTTGAACTGATTAAGGAATATGATCGCAACGGCGTCACTTTCCTGCTGTCATCGCATCAGCTGTTCGAGCAGGAAGGCTTGCATGTTTCCCAAAGTTTTCGGTTAAAAGACAAAACACTCATCGCGACCACTGCATTATGA
- a CDS encoding SusC/RagA family TonB-linked outer membrane protein has protein sequence MKQHLLHAIFALLVGCGMSLQTSAQAVTVTGKVTAATGEALPGVSILIKGSNSGTTTDGNGAYTLSAPSISATFIFSAIGFLSEEHTIGNRSVLNITLKEDNKLLNEVVVTALGIKREEKSLGFAAQTINENAVKDAKSNNWVNTLSGKVAGLNIQGAGAGPMGSARITLRGESSLNLDNNQALIVVDGVPVSSRITGTGFNSHLSADSPVDYGSSLSDINPDDIEKVTVLKGPGATALYGSRAAGGAIIITTKSGVRQDRGIGVTVNSNFSFEQINRYPDYQFEYGEGRSGAYFSYLDSEDGPNTATTVAAGRAWGPKFNGQMYYQYNPDAPDGRPTVRTPWVANKDYISGFFQTGTTFSNSISVEGGGENGSARLSLTHLKNKWIIPNTGFERINAALSVNQKVSNRLKINGKANYTNKKSGNLPMAGYNNQSLMYFLILGTTPNIKPEWFKPYWEPGLENVKQRSPFNPTPDNPYLGMYEMLNKMNKHGFIGNVSANYEISPKLDLMVRTGLDMAFEFRSQQRPFSMTRYPRGMYREQNVFTYESNTDFLLNYKDKIANLIDVTASAGGNAMRQSYDFAGMYADQLAQPGIYQISNSLDQAVADPLKTKKAINSIYAATQFSWDEKVFLDVTGRNDWSSTLPYGNNSFFYPSVSSSFLLNELFALPRAISFAKFRASWAQVGNDTRPYQTARYYDRIYGNSFTNSNTLFNADLKPEITASYEFGLDIRLLKNLVGLDVAYYNNNSRNQILAIPLDPVSGYNNALINAGLINSRGVEIKLTGKPVTSRNFSWNTTLLWSRNRSYVKELASGITNQVIYAHNTNVSIEARVGGLMGDMYGRGFQRAPDGQIIYSSVGLPAALDPTAKKWGNAFADWKASFSNEFTIRNVRVSLLLDGQMGGDMFSQTSHKNNTLGKTKVTLPGREDGIIGQGVVKQPDGSFTPNTVKVPASSYYDNYYQIANAETNIFDASFLKIRELRVEFNLPQALLSKIGVRQTSLAVFGRDLFNFTKFPGFDPEGGNLNNGTLTPGVELAQFPSTRTMGMNLTLKF, from the coding sequence ATGAAACAACATTTACTACACGCAATCTTTGCATTGCTGGTCGGCTGCGGCATGTCGCTGCAAACATCCGCACAGGCTGTAACCGTCACCGGTAAGGTAACCGCCGCTACGGGTGAAGCTCTTCCAGGTGTAAGCATTCTTATCAAAGGCAGCAATTCGGGAACGACAACTGATGGCAATGGTGCCTATACGCTCTCAGCGCCTTCGATCAGCGCCACCTTTATTTTTTCTGCCATTGGTTTTCTTTCGGAGGAACATACAATCGGCAACCGCAGCGTGCTGAACATTACATTGAAAGAGGACAACAAACTGCTTAATGAGGTGGTTGTTACGGCTTTGGGCATCAAACGTGAAGAAAAATCACTCGGTTTTGCCGCGCAGACTATCAATGAAAACGCAGTGAAAGATGCCAAATCCAACAATTGGGTCAATACATTGTCCGGAAAAGTGGCCGGGCTGAACATTCAGGGTGCAGGCGCGGGACCTATGGGCTCTGCACGCATAACATTGCGGGGAGAATCCTCGCTCAACCTGGACAACAACCAGGCTTTGATCGTTGTGGATGGTGTGCCGGTCAGCAGCCGCATTACAGGAACAGGCTTTAATTCGCACCTTTCTGCCGACAGTCCGGTGGATTACGGGTCGAGCTTGTCGGACATTAATCCCGATGATATCGAAAAAGTAACCGTGCTGAAAGGTCCGGGCGCTACGGCATTGTACGGAAGCCGCGCCGCGGGCGGGGCCATCATTATCACTACCAAGTCCGGCGTTCGTCAGGACAGGGGCATTGGGGTAACGGTGAATTCCAATTTCAGTTTTGAACAAATCAATCGCTATCCCGACTATCAGTTTGAATATGGAGAAGGAAGAAGCGGCGCTTATTTTTCCTATCTCGACAGCGAAGACGGCCCTAACACCGCAACCACAGTGGCAGCCGGCCGGGCCTGGGGCCCCAAGTTCAACGGCCAGATGTATTACCAGTATAACCCCGATGCACCGGACGGCCGCCCGACGGTCCGCACGCCGTGGGTTGCCAACAAAGACTACATTTCCGGATTTTTCCAGACAGGGACTACATTTTCAAACAGTATTTCTGTTGAAGGCGGTGGAGAAAACGGCTCTGCGCGCTTGTCTTTGACGCATTTGAAAAATAAATGGATTATCCCCAACACAGGCTTTGAGAGGATTAATGCGGCACTTTCTGTCAACCAGAAAGTTTCAAACAGGCTGAAAATTAACGGGAAGGCAAACTACACCAACAAGAAAAGCGGCAATCTGCCTATGGCCGGCTATAACAACCAGTCGCTCATGTATTTCCTGATCCTGGGAACGACGCCGAACATTAAGCCCGAATGGTTTAAGCCTTACTGGGAGCCAGGTTTGGAAAATGTGAAACAAAGAAGCCCGTTCAACCCTACGCCTGATAACCCTTACCTGGGCATGTATGAAATGCTGAACAAGATGAACAAACACGGGTTCATCGGCAATGTGTCCGCCAATTACGAGATCTCTCCAAAACTGGACCTTATGGTGCGCACGGGCCTGGATATGGCCTTTGAATTCCGTTCACAGCAGCGCCCGTTCAGCATGACGCGCTACCCGCGTGGCATGTATCGCGAGCAGAATGTATTTACCTACGAGTCCAATACGGACTTTTTATTAAATTATAAAGACAAAATAGCCAATCTTATCGACGTTACGGCTTCGGCGGGAGGCAACGCCATGCGGCAGTCGTACGACTTTGCCGGCATGTATGCCGACCAGCTTGCACAGCCCGGCATTTACCAGATTTCCAACAGCCTGGACCAGGCGGTGGCCGATCCTTTGAAAACCAAAAAAGCCATCAACAGCATTTACGCCGCGACACAGTTTTCGTGGGACGAAAAAGTCTTTTTGGACGTAACGGGCCGCAATGACTGGTCGAGCACATTGCCTTATGGCAACAACTCGTTCTTTTATCCTTCCGTGAGTTCCAGCTTTTTGCTGAATGAGCTTTTTGCATTGCCGCGTGCGATCTCGTTTGCCAAGTTCCGGGCTTCATGGGCACAGGTTGGAAATGATACACGTCCGTATCAGACGGCCCGCTATTACGACCGGATCTACGGAAACAGCTTTACCAATTCCAACACCCTTTTCAACGCTGACCTGAAACCTGAGATCACGGCCAGTTATGAGTTTGGCCTGGATATCCGCCTGCTTAAAAACCTGGTGGGCCTGGATGTGGCTTACTATAATAACAACAGCCGCAACCAGATTCTGGCTATTCCGTTGGACCCGGTTTCAGGATATAACAATGCATTGATCAATGCAGGGCTTATCAACAGCCGCGGCGTGGAGATCAAGCTGACGGGCAAACCAGTTACATCCCGGAATTTCAGCTGGAACACGACATTACTTTGGTCAAGAAACAGAAGTTATGTAAAAGAACTTGCATCGGGCATTACCAATCAGGTCATTTACGCGCATAACACCAATGTGAGCATTGAAGCGCGCGTGGGCGGTTTGATGGGCGATATGTATGGCCGCGGCTTTCAGCGCGCACCGGATGGCCAGATCATTTATTCTTCGGTAGGGCTTCCCGCCGCCCTGGACCCAACGGCCAAAAAATGGGGGAATGCATTTGCAGACTGGAAAGCGAGTTTTTCCAATGAATTTACGATCCGCAACGTGCGTGTAAGCCTGCTGCTCGACGGACAAATGGGCGGAGACATGTTCTCGCAAACTTCCCACAAAAACAATACACTAGGCAAAACAAAGGTCACATTACCGGGCCGCGAAGACGGGATCATTGGCCAGGGTGTGGTGAAGCAGCCGGACGGAAGTTTTACGCCTAACACCGTAAAAGTGCCCGCCAGCTCCTATTACGACAACTATTACCAGATCGCAAATGCCGAAACCAACATTTTCGACGCTTCTTTCCTGAAAATCCGCGAGCTAAGGGTTGAGTTTAATCTGCCGCAGGCACTTCTTTCTAAAATCGGCGTACGCCAGACCAGTCTGGCTGTTTTCGGGAGGGACCTTTTCAATTTTACCAAATTTCCCGGCTTCGACCCGGAGGGCGGAAACCTGAACAACGGCACCCTGACGCCGGGCGTAGAACTGGCCCAATTCCCTTCCACCCGGACCATGGGAATGAACCTTACCCTGAAATTCTAA
- a CDS encoding SusD/RagB family nutrient-binding outer membrane lipoprotein: MFKKAYIPFLLVLTLLGSCTNNFEELNTDPNRPKEITPGVMLGQLQYQIVNSTVNASRNFTHELMQVDAPRASAGGGGLHRYIVNPGSGVWNNFYTYLNDIEDIYLIADRLNENNYKAISLIYKSWAYSILTDLYGDVPYSQATKAIEGNFKPTFDKQKDIYIQLLKNLETANTLLDDTKALTYGGDMLYNTNALSGGKNPGIVKWKKFCNSLRLRLLLRISKREGEVNVKEQLTAILADPTANPVFTANSEEAIFRYPGTFPFFNPFYNARQVDWRDGNYYTKFFMDRMNDLADPRRAAWATQVKSGSDNVFRGIESGYPTTLEYAVGSNSSYSDALKTLPQLGVMMTWAEVEFIKAELALKGFKTGSTARQHYESGIAASMAQWGVTVPAGFADQPGIAFNAAASAEKQLEQIMLQKYYAFFFVDYQSWFEKRRTGYPVLPRGAGIPAENTFPSRVPYPTYLQSLNPEALAGAVASMGGDDSNIKVWWDK, encoded by the coding sequence ATGTTTAAAAAAGCATATATTCCCTTTTTGCTAGTCCTAACGCTACTTGGATCCTGCACCAACAATTTCGAAGAGCTCAATACGGACCCCAACCGCCCCAAAGAAATAACCCCGGGCGTGATGCTGGGACAATTGCAATACCAGATCGTGAACAGCACGGTGAATGCCAGCCGCAATTTTACGCATGAGCTCATGCAGGTAGACGCGCCGCGGGCCAGTGCCGGCGGCGGAGGTTTGCACCGCTACATTGTAAATCCCGGAAGCGGCGTTTGGAACAACTTTTACACGTATCTGAATGATATTGAAGACATTTACCTGATCGCGGATCGTTTGAATGAAAATAATTACAAGGCCATTTCGCTGATTTACAAAAGCTGGGCCTATTCCATCCTGACCGATCTTTACGGGGACGTACCTTATTCGCAGGCCACCAAAGCCATTGAAGGCAATTTTAAGCCGACCTTTGATAAGCAAAAGGACATTTACATTCAGCTATTAAAGAACCTGGAAACGGCTAACACGCTGCTGGACGACACGAAAGCGCTTACTTATGGTGGTGACATGCTTTATAATACCAATGCATTGTCTGGTGGAAAAAATCCGGGGATCGTTAAATGGAAGAAGTTCTGCAACTCGCTCAGATTAAGGTTACTGCTCCGGATTTCCAAGCGTGAGGGCGAAGTGAATGTAAAGGAACAGCTTACTGCTATTCTTGCTGATCCGACTGCAAACCCTGTATTTACGGCCAATTCGGAGGAAGCTATTTTCCGCTATCCCGGCACATTTCCATTCTTCAATCCATTTTACAACGCCCGCCAGGTGGACTGGCGTGACGGGAATTATTATACCAAATTTTTCATGGATCGCATGAACGACCTCGCCGACCCGCGTCGGGCCGCATGGGCAACTCAGGTGAAATCCGGGAGTGACAATGTGTTTCGTGGCATTGAAAGCGGCTACCCTACCACATTGGAATATGCCGTGGGAAGCAATTCCAGTTATTCGGATGCATTGAAAACCTTGCCGCAGCTGGGCGTAATGATGACCTGGGCCGAAGTTGAATTCATCAAAGCCGAACTCGCATTGAAAGGTTTCAAAACCGGCTCCACGGCCAGACAGCATTATGAATCGGGCATTGCCGCCTCTATGGCGCAGTGGGGAGTGACCGTTCCGGCAGGTTTTGCTGACCAGCCGGGCATTGCCTTCAACGCAGCGGCCTCCGCAGAAAAGCAATTGGAGCAAATTATGCTGCAAAAGTATTATGCGTTCTTTTTTGTGGATTATCAATCGTGGTTCGAGAAACGAAGAACCGGATATCCTGTGCTGCCGCGTGGAGCGGGCATCCCGGCGGAAAACACATTCCCTTCGCGCGTCCCCTATCCTACTTATCTGCAATCGCTTAACCCCGAGGCCCTGGCCGGAGCCGTTGCTTCCATGGGTGGTGACGACAGCAACATTAAAGTGTGGTGGGATAAGTAG
- a CDS encoding alkaline phosphatase family protein: MIFRNITTARAVLIVWTAFAAPIAQAQNPAAEKSLDGKNKTLIVFFDGLRPDYITEEQMPNLYAFKQKASYGKNHHSVFPTVTRVNSSSYATGSYPGTHGLLGNAVYFPKVNPNKAIGTTYPDLMRAQDSENGRLLTAVSLGEVLEAAGGKMMVFSSGTTGQAFLQNHKVGKGAIINQELILPESFKAQVMAGIGPMPKGTGDVFIKHKWIADALLQYGLKNDGPLVSAIWFSDPDGAAHRYGIGSDQAVAAIKYVDAQFGRILDSLSSRGLKEKFNLLISTDHGFVTHTGKQDITDLLIAEGLKKDKESDDVVIAEGAIYVKNHDKNQIEKIVALMHKTDWIGAVFTKPKKKGDMAGSVKGTLSFDAIHYNHPTRSGDILVAPNWNDDKNDKGFAGTDFSGGVAGHGGSSPYEINIAFFADGPDFKNAFTSELPTSNIDIAPTVLALYGLKAPSQMDGRALSEFLQNQKAADNNAKKQVITAEAKYDWGTYKLQLEMSVLGNYKYFDFTKTERNKSN; this comes from the coding sequence ATGATTTTCAGAAATATAACCACCGCCCGGGCAGTCCTGATCGTTTGGACTGCCTTCGCTGCCCCTATCGCGCAAGCACAAAATCCCGCCGCGGAAAAGTCTTTGGACGGCAAGAACAAAACGCTCATTGTGTTCTTCGATGGCCTTCGTCCGGACTACATTACGGAGGAGCAAATGCCCAATTTATATGCATTTAAACAAAAAGCTTCGTACGGAAAAAACCATCACAGCGTATTTCCGACGGTAACGCGGGTGAATTCATCGTCCTACGCAACAGGGTCCTATCCTGGCACGCACGGACTTCTCGGTAACGCCGTTTACTTTCCGAAAGTGAATCCTAACAAAGCGATCGGCACGACTTACCCGGATCTTATGAGAGCGCAGGATTCGGAGAATGGTCGTCTGCTAACGGCTGTTTCACTGGGTGAAGTGCTGGAAGCGGCTGGCGGCAAAATGATGGTTTTCAGCTCAGGAACCACAGGACAGGCATTTTTGCAAAACCATAAAGTCGGTAAGGGCGCGATTATCAATCAGGAATTGATACTGCCGGAATCGTTTAAGGCGCAGGTGATGGCCGGCATTGGCCCTATGCCGAAAGGAACCGGCGATGTTTTTATCAAACACAAATGGATCGCAGACGCATTGCTGCAATATGGCTTGAAAAATGACGGCCCGCTCGTGAGTGCAATCTGGTTCTCAGATCCCGATGGCGCTGCGCACCGTTATGGCATAGGCTCAGACCAGGCAGTGGCGGCGATCAAGTATGTGGACGCGCAGTTTGGCCGCATCCTGGATTCGCTGTCCAGCAGGGGATTAAAGGAAAAGTTCAATCTGCTGATCTCAACCGATCATGGTTTTGTGACCCACACCGGCAAGCAGGACATAACAGACCTTCTCATTGCGGAGGGTTTGAAAAAGGATAAAGAATCTGATGACGTGGTGATTGCAGAGGGCGCTATTTATGTAAAAAACCATGATAAAAACCAGATCGAAAAAATTGTAGCCTTAATGCATAAAACGGACTGGATCGGCGCGGTCTTTACCAAACCCAAAAAGAAAGGTGATATGGCCGGCTCGGTCAAGGGAACATTGTCCTTTGACGCGATTCACTACAATCACCCGACGCGTTCAGGCGATATCCTCGTGGCACCCAACTGGAACGACGATAAAAATGACAAAGGCTTTGCCGGAACCGACTTTTCGGGAGGCGTTGCCGGGCACGGCGGATCGAGCCCTTATGAGATCAACATTGCTTTTTTTGCTGATGGCCCGGACTTCAAAAATGCATTTACCAGCGAGCTCCCGACTTCAAACATTGACATAGCACCGACAGTGCTCGCCCTTTATGGTCTCAAAGCCCCGTCACAAATGGACGGCCGCGCATTATCGGAGTTTCTGCAAAACCAGAAAGCAGCTGACAACAATGCAAAAAAACAAGTGATAACAGCCGAGGCGAAGTATGATTGGGGCACTTACAAGTTACAGCTTGAAATGTCCGTATTAGGCAACTACAAGTATTTTGATTTTACAAAAACAGAAAGAAACAAGTCCAACTGA
- a CDS encoding alkaline phosphatase, with the protein MNRRDFFTNGSAGLLAGHMTLFGERSDAKTFSRGKQGAKNIIFMVSDGMSTGTLNMADLLLNRKDGRMSSWMKLYAEQTGRRAFMETSSSNALVTDSAAGSSAWGGGRKVPNGNLNVNADGSFNKPILQKFKEAGKSVGCVTSVTITHATPAGFCINNKSRGDESEIADQYLDLKFDVMMGGGAEFFSAEKRKDKTDLFAAYEKAGYTVARSRDAMLGLNNTQKPIMGVYCEGALPYSLDTFQDERLQKAVPTLAEMTQKTLDLLSKNPKGFAVQIEAGKVDWAAHSNDAGGLLYDQVAFDQAVQVALDFASKDKETLVIITTDHGNANPGLFGSDKQFDLLQKFKHTNNWILGELDKVPTAAQLIERIEFAQGYAIKQSEAEKILARFGNKNESGLYIANKPLFRELAGIQTHYTGIGWAGMDHSADYVELAMFGPGSETLKPFVKNTELHHFMLDMTGVARA; encoded by the coding sequence ATGAACAGAAGGGACTTTTTTACAAACGGTTCTGCCGGGCTCCTTGCCGGGCACATGACGCTTTTTGGCGAGCGAAGCGACGCCAAAACATTTTCCAGGGGAAAGCAGGGTGCAAAGAATATCATTTTCATGGTCAGTGACGGCATGAGCACGGGGACGCTGAACATGGCGGACCTGTTACTCAACCGGAAAGACGGGCGCATGAGCAGCTGGATGAAGCTGTATGCCGAACAAACCGGTCGCCGGGCGTTCATGGAAACCTCTTCTTCCAATGCACTCGTTACCGATTCAGCGGCCGGAAGCTCGGCGTGGGGAGGCGGCAGAAAAGTCCCGAACGGAAACCTGAACGTGAATGCGGACGGGAGTTTTAACAAACCAATTTTACAAAAATTCAAAGAGGCAGGAAAATCGGTTGGCTGCGTAACATCGGTGACGATCACGCATGCCACCCCTGCCGGATTTTGCATCAATAATAAGTCTCGCGGTGATGAGTCGGAAATTGCAGATCAATATCTGGACCTGAAATTCGACGTGATGATGGGTGGCGGCGCGGAGTTTTTTTCTGCTGAAAAACGCAAGGATAAAACGGACCTTTTTGCGGCCTACGAAAAAGCCGGTTACACGGTAGCGCGCAGCCGCGATGCAATGCTTGGCCTCAACAATACACAAAAACCGATCATGGGTGTGTACTGCGAAGGTGCGCTTCCCTACTCGCTGGATACATTCCAGGATGAACGGCTGCAAAAAGCTGTTCCGACATTGGCCGAAATGACGCAAAAGACGCTTGATCTATTATCAAAAAACCCAAAGGGATTTGCGGTCCAGATCGAAGCAGGAAAAGTGGACTGGGCGGCACATTCCAATGATGCGGGCGGTTTGCTGTATGACCAGGTCGCGTTTGACCAGGCGGTCCAGGTAGCATTGGATTTTGCCTCAAAAGACAAAGAGACGCTTGTGATTATTACCACAGATCATGGCAATGCCAATCCGGGTCTTTTTGGCAGCGACAAGCAGTTTGATCTGCTGCAAAAGTTTAAGCATACCAACAACTGGATCCTGGGTGAGCTCGATAAAGTGCCCACCGCGGCGCAGCTCATCGAGCGAATCGAATTTGCACAGGGTTATGCCATCAAGCAATCCGAAGCCGAAAAAATCCTGGCGCGGTTCGGAAACAAAAATGAGTCGGGCCTGTACATTGCCAACAAACCGCTCTTCCGGGAGTTGGCTGGAATCCAGACACATTATACTGGAATAGGCTGGGCAGGAATGGATCATTCTGCGGATTACGTGGAACTGGCGATGTTCGGACCGGGAAGCGAAACCCTTAAACCTTTTGTCAAAAACACCGAGCTGCACCATTTTATGCTTGATATGACCGGAGTCGCCAGGGCTTAG